Proteins from one Acanthopagrus latus isolate v.2019 chromosome 18, fAcaLat1.1, whole genome shotgun sequence genomic window:
- the matr3l1.1 gene encoding matrin 3-like 1.1 isoform X2 yields MSHNYPYRRPPLDSDLRPGPYSSSDRRHAPPDHDFYRPPQESCSSSFPSSSSSSSRGVQWSQDGALSILSSCGLEPADLALLAKLPEDVLNVESLPHVLQQIKGKRGPIAPLAPSVLSSSSSSCSSYPRSSAGLPAVNLSATDWDHHHSPPLQCLLDQVTSPLSSDLDRWGNPRTTGSVRLHPPSSSSSGSVVDYHHRLGPSEYGKVGRGASPGPSQDLNAFSSAGAKRTQASRFSGSGSADHRSAPPLEQLHQKPRGGRHQSETSSMRSSSRPAANMPSELEALDFQGTTPPWYPYSCSLCDITVMSERVWIKHINGAQHADGQLGLLQRFPNWDCRMETVGRTDNQSEKRKDEDKPGQQPQTANQDSKLPADKKSQKKTSDKGKVVCVKFPANSVDEAYLRKLTEPFGKIIKIIMFPSLAFVELGSIDQAKDLVKFHVSYPPTVNGQQMEFRISNTFTFLQSSRVVSFAPAPTEENGQSDLMSVVKRFGPPLYTLFLPSMAFVEMKNTPDAQKLVDYYSSNTLRINNDSIKVSFSGEYKSLMRVASAKRYEEETTKRTRSSSREKEDKITERKKRRTTDQEESSTRSRERSTKEKRSRSRERSRSRERSTREENSRSRKRKTRTRSPEKSTEEKRSRSRERPTKKETESSRSTDKSSRDERTRTRSKSREKSSSEKRSGSSVVTVKTELTVTESRTDPDPDLHPVRESKPEAEEKQQTEEEAESSAEESDLEGMEVIGEDDVETLDDAELEDEDDEAAEKNSPDEDEEEKVKDEEEKEGDEEMVEKQEAISERGREEEQTSETAETQLEDDEEEPDLPVNLKNCITLDEVGQEQTENRDEDDPDEPKSLSNRVIYFRNLPQHPYTDQEFLNLVKDFGTPVRYFHRTQCDGFIEMLTSTEAQRAVKELGIKHVTLKGSKLVVQMSTKYKRLSYEFSDALVVEEKGERRSWSSGRSERLNKDESNRKSEGREECSKKESTPEKTPEKESKSKKNQKKKSKTASKNSSESRRSPEKESICKYTSEETSRAPENKSANKETSEEESVFRKSPEEESHDSSEKSCRTKTEEKDLTAEKTPETESFAETSEENKMSERKTDENNSVPGDNEESHKTEDKMEIEEEETPGPQTDQEPAADRPQQQSESAGGAAELQELTKPVGTEFVRPVVGYFCNLCQVIYADEEEAKQQHCSSLTHYRKYQEKTGKDPWTS; encoded by the exons ATGTCTCACAACTACCCATACAGACGACCGCCACTCGACTCTGATCTCAGACCTGGGCCCTACAGTTCGTCTGACCGCCGTCATGCCCCGCCAGACCACGACTTTTACAGGCCACCTCAGGAGTCCTGCTCCTCGTCCttcccgtcctcctcctcctcatcctccagaggAGTTCAGTGGTCACAGGACGGCGCCCTCAGCATCCTGAGCAGCTGTGGTCTGGAGCCTGCTGACCTGGCTCTGCTCGCCAAGCTGCCCGAAGATGTCCTCAACGTCGAGTCTCTTCCTCATGTCCTCCAACAGATCAAAGGGAAGAGGGGTCCAATCGCACCTCTCGCTCCCAGtgttctttcctcctcctcctcatcttgcTCCTCTTATCCTCGCAGCTCTGCAGGTCTACCAGCCGTAAACTTATCTGCCACTGACTGGGATCATCACCACAGCCCGCCGCTCCAGTGCCTGTTGGACCAGGTCACCAGTCCTCTTTCATCTGACCTGGATCGCTGGGGCAACCCCAGGACCACTGGCTCTGTCAGGCTCCATccaccatcatcctcctcctctggctccgTGGTGGACTACCACCACAGACTGGGACCCTCTGAGTATGGTAAGGTGGGCAGAGGTGCCAGTCCGGGTCCCTCTCAGGACCTAAACGCTTTCAGCTCGGCAGGAGCCAAAAGAACTCAAGCTTCCCGTTTCTCTGGGTCAGGATCAGCTGATCACAGGTCAGCTCCTCCGCTTGAGCAGCTCCATCAGAAACCCCGTGGGGGACGCCACCAGTCTGAGACCTCTTCCATGAGAAGTAGCAGTCGACCAGCTGCCAACATGCCCTCAGAACTGGAAGCTCTAGACTTCCAGGGGACGACTCCTCCGTGGTACCCGTACTCGTGCtctctgtgtgacatcactgtgatgtcagagagG GTGTGGATCAAACACATAAACGGCGCTCAGCATGCAGACGGACAGCTCGGTCTGCTGCAGCG TTTTCCTAACTGGGACTGTCGCATGGAGACAGTCGGCAG GACcgacaaccaatcagagaagaggaaggatgAAGACAAACCAGGCCAGCAGCCTCAGACAGCCAATCAGGACTCCA agCTGCCGGCCGATAAGAAGTCTCAGAAAAAG ACTTCTGACAAAGGTAAAGTGGTGTGTGTGAAGTTTCCAGCCAACTCCGTGGACGAGGCGTACCTGAGGAAACTGACCGAGCCGTTCGGGAAGATCATCAAGATCATCATGTTTCCATCTTTA GCGTTCGTGGAGCTTGGCTCCATCGATCAGGCTAAAGACTTGGTGAAGTTCCACGTCAGCTATCCTCCAACTGTGAACGGACAGCAGATGGAGTTCAGGATCAGCAACACCTTCACCTTCCTCCAG AGCTCTCGAGTGGTGAGTTTTGCTCCGGCTCCGACAGAAGAGAATGGCCAATCAGATCTGATGAGTGTGGTCAAACGCTTCGGCCCACCGCTATACACTCTGTTCCTGCCGTCCATG GCATTTGTGGAGATGAAAAACACCCCTGACGCTCAGAAACTAGTGGATTATTATTCCTCCAACACTCTGAGGATCAACAACGACAGCATCAAAGTCTCCTTCTCTGGAGAATACAAGAGCCTCAT GCGGGTGGCATCGGCTAAAAGGTACGAAGAGGAAACGACAAAGAGGACGAGGAGCTCGAGCCGAGAGAAAGAGGACAAGattacagagagaaagaagaggaggactaCAGACCAGGAGGAGTCCAGCACCAGATCCAGAGAAAGGTccacaaaagagaaaaggtcCAGATCCAGAGAAAG gtcCAGATCCAGAGAAAGGTCCACTAGAGAAGAAAATTCCAGATCCAGAAAGAGGAAAACCAGAACCAGGTCCCCAGAAAAGTCTACTGAAGAGAAAAGGTCCAGATCCAGAGAAAGGCCCactaaaaaggaaacagaaagtTCCAGGTCCACAGATAAATCCAGCAGAGACGAGAGGACCAGAACAAGGTCTAAGTCCAGAGAAAAGTCCAGTAGCGAGAAGAGGTCCGGGTCGTCTGTGGTCACGGTGAAGACTGAGCTAACTG TCACTGAGTCCAGGACCGACCCAGATCCGGACCTTCATCCTGTCAGAGAGTCCAAACCTGAGGctgaggagaagcagcagactgaggaggaggcgga GTCTTCTGCAGAGGAGAGCGACCTCGAGGGGATGGAGGTGATCGGAGAGGACGATGTGGAAACTCTGGATGATGCTGAATtagaggatgaagatgatgaagctgcagagaaaaactcACCTGACGAAG atgaagaggagaaggtgaaggatgaggaggagaaagagggtgATGAGGAGATGGTAGAGAAACAGGAAGCCATCAGTGAAAGGGGCcgagaggaggagcagacatCAGAGACTGCAGAGACTCAGCTAGAGGACGATGAG GAGGAACCAGACCTCCCAGTGAACCTAAAGAACTGCATCACTCTGGATGAAGTGGGACAAGAGCAGACTGAAAACCGAG aTGAAGACGACCCAGATGAACCCAAG TCTCTGTCCAACCGAGTGATCTACTTCAGAAACCTCCCGCAGCATCCCTACACTGACCAGGAGTTCCTGAACCTGGTCAAAGATTTTGGGACACCGGTGCGGTACTTCCACAGGACCCAATGTGAC ggtttCATCGAGATGTTGACGTCTACAGAGGCTCAAAGAGCCGTCAAGGAGCTGGGCATCAAACATGTGACATTAAAGGGCTCCAAACTCGTCGTCCAGATGTCCACCAAATACAAAAGACTCAGCTACGA ATTTTCTGACGCTCTGGTGGTCGAGGAGAAGGGCGAGCGCAGGAGTTGGAGCAGTGGGAGGAGCGAGAGACTAAACAAGGACgagtccaacaggaagtctgaggggagggaggagtgcTCAAAGAAAGAGTCAACACCCGAGAAGACTCCAGAGAAAGAGTCAAAATCTAAAAAGAATCAAAAGAAGAAGTCCAAAACGGCAAGTAAGAATTCTTCAGAGTCCAGAAGATCTCCAGAAAAGGAATCAATTTGCAAATACACATCCGAAGAGACCTCTAGAGCTCCAGAAAACAAGTCGGCCAATAAAGAGACTTCAGAGGAAGAGTCAGTATTCAGAAAAAGTCCAGAGGAGGAGTCACATGACTCATCAGAAAAATCCTgcagaacaaagacagaagagaaggaCTTGACAGCTGAAAAGACTCCAGAAACTGAGTCATTCGCTGAAACaagtgaagaaaacaagatgtcagagagaaagactgaTGAGAACAACTCTGTGCCTGGGGACAATGAGGAGAGTCACAAGACAGAAGATAAGATGGAgattgaggaggaggagacaccaGGACCACAAACTGACCAG GAACCTGCTGCAGATCGGCCACAACAACAGTCTGAATCTGCAGGGGGTGCTGCGGAGCTGCAGGAACTAACCAAACCTGTTG gaacCGAGTTTGTTCGACCGGTCGTCGGTTACTTCTGTAACTTGTGTCAGGTGATCTATGCTGACGAGGAGGAAGccaaacagcagcactgcagcagcctgaCGCACTACAGGAAGTACCAG GAGAAGACGGGTAAAGACCCATGGACGAGCTGA
- the matr3l1.1 gene encoding matrin 3-like 1.1 isoform X1, with protein sequence MSHNYPYRRPPLDSDLRPGPYSSSDRRHAPPDHDFYRPPQESCSSSFPSSSSSSSRGVQWSQDGALSILSSCGLEPADLALLAKLPEDVLNVESLPHVLQQIKGKRGPIAPLAPSVLSSSSSSCSSYPRSSAGLPAVNLSATDWDHHHSPPLQCLLDQVTSPLSSDLDRWGNPRTTGSVRLHPPSSSSSGSVVDYHHRLGPSEYGKVGRGASPGPSQDLNAFSSAGAKRTQASRFSGSGSADHRSAPPLEQLHQKPRGGRHQSETSSMRSSSRPAANMPSELEALDFQGTTPPWYPYSCSLCDITVMSERVWIKHINGAQHADGQLGLLQRFPNWDCRMETVGRTDNQSEKRKDEDKPGQQPQTANQDSKLPADKKSQKKTSDKGKVVCVKFPANSVDEAYLRKLTEPFGKIIKIIMFPSLAFVELGSIDQAKDLVKFHVSYPPTVNGQQMEFRISNTFTFLQSSRVVSFAPAPTEENGQSDLMSVVKRFGPPLYTLFLPSMAFVEMKNTPDAQKLVDYYSSNTLRINNDSIKVSFSGEYKSLMRVASAKRYEEETTKRTRSSSREKEDKITERKKRRTTDQEESSTRSRERSTKEKRSRSRERSTKEKRSRSRERSTKEKRSRSRERSTREENSRSRKRKTRTRSPEKSTEEKRSRSRERPTKKETESSRSTDKSSRDERTRTRSKSREKSSSEKRSGSSVVTVKTELTVTESRTDPDPDLHPVRESKPEAEEKQQTEEEAESSAEESDLEGMEVIGEDDVETLDDAELEDEDDEAAEKNSPDEDEEEKVKDEEEKEGDEEMVEKQEAISERGREEEQTSETAETQLEDDEEEPDLPVNLKNCITLDEVGQEQTENRDEDDPDEPKSLSNRVIYFRNLPQHPYTDQEFLNLVKDFGTPVRYFHRTQCDGFIEMLTSTEAQRAVKELGIKHVTLKGSKLVVQMSTKYKRLSYEFSDALVVEEKGERRSWSSGRSERLNKDESNRKSEGREECSKKESTPEKTPEKESKSKKNQKKKSKTASKNSSESRRSPEKESICKYTSEETSRAPENKSANKETSEEESVFRKSPEEESHDSSEKSCRTKTEEKDLTAEKTPETESFAETSEENKMSERKTDENNSVPGDNEESHKTEDKMEIEEEETPGPQTDQEPAADRPQQQSESAGGAAELQELTKPVGTEFVRPVVGYFCNLCQVIYADEEEAKQQHCSSLTHYRKYQEKTGKDPWTS encoded by the exons ATGTCTCACAACTACCCATACAGACGACCGCCACTCGACTCTGATCTCAGACCTGGGCCCTACAGTTCGTCTGACCGCCGTCATGCCCCGCCAGACCACGACTTTTACAGGCCACCTCAGGAGTCCTGCTCCTCGTCCttcccgtcctcctcctcctcatcctccagaggAGTTCAGTGGTCACAGGACGGCGCCCTCAGCATCCTGAGCAGCTGTGGTCTGGAGCCTGCTGACCTGGCTCTGCTCGCCAAGCTGCCCGAAGATGTCCTCAACGTCGAGTCTCTTCCTCATGTCCTCCAACAGATCAAAGGGAAGAGGGGTCCAATCGCACCTCTCGCTCCCAGtgttctttcctcctcctcctcatcttgcTCCTCTTATCCTCGCAGCTCTGCAGGTCTACCAGCCGTAAACTTATCTGCCACTGACTGGGATCATCACCACAGCCCGCCGCTCCAGTGCCTGTTGGACCAGGTCACCAGTCCTCTTTCATCTGACCTGGATCGCTGGGGCAACCCCAGGACCACTGGCTCTGTCAGGCTCCATccaccatcatcctcctcctctggctccgTGGTGGACTACCACCACAGACTGGGACCCTCTGAGTATGGTAAGGTGGGCAGAGGTGCCAGTCCGGGTCCCTCTCAGGACCTAAACGCTTTCAGCTCGGCAGGAGCCAAAAGAACTCAAGCTTCCCGTTTCTCTGGGTCAGGATCAGCTGATCACAGGTCAGCTCCTCCGCTTGAGCAGCTCCATCAGAAACCCCGTGGGGGACGCCACCAGTCTGAGACCTCTTCCATGAGAAGTAGCAGTCGACCAGCTGCCAACATGCCCTCAGAACTGGAAGCTCTAGACTTCCAGGGGACGACTCCTCCGTGGTACCCGTACTCGTGCtctctgtgtgacatcactgtgatgtcagagagG GTGTGGATCAAACACATAAACGGCGCTCAGCATGCAGACGGACAGCTCGGTCTGCTGCAGCG TTTTCCTAACTGGGACTGTCGCATGGAGACAGTCGGCAG GACcgacaaccaatcagagaagaggaaggatgAAGACAAACCAGGCCAGCAGCCTCAGACAGCCAATCAGGACTCCA agCTGCCGGCCGATAAGAAGTCTCAGAAAAAG ACTTCTGACAAAGGTAAAGTGGTGTGTGTGAAGTTTCCAGCCAACTCCGTGGACGAGGCGTACCTGAGGAAACTGACCGAGCCGTTCGGGAAGATCATCAAGATCATCATGTTTCCATCTTTA GCGTTCGTGGAGCTTGGCTCCATCGATCAGGCTAAAGACTTGGTGAAGTTCCACGTCAGCTATCCTCCAACTGTGAACGGACAGCAGATGGAGTTCAGGATCAGCAACACCTTCACCTTCCTCCAG AGCTCTCGAGTGGTGAGTTTTGCTCCGGCTCCGACAGAAGAGAATGGCCAATCAGATCTGATGAGTGTGGTCAAACGCTTCGGCCCACCGCTATACACTCTGTTCCTGCCGTCCATG GCATTTGTGGAGATGAAAAACACCCCTGACGCTCAGAAACTAGTGGATTATTATTCCTCCAACACTCTGAGGATCAACAACGACAGCATCAAAGTCTCCTTCTCTGGAGAATACAAGAGCCTCAT GCGGGTGGCATCGGCTAAAAGGTACGAAGAGGAAACGACAAAGAGGACGAGGAGCTCGAGCCGAGAGAAAGAGGACAAGattacagagagaaagaagaggaggactaCAGACCAGGAGGAGTCCAGCACCAGATCCAGAGAAAGGTccacaaaagagaaaaggtcCAGATCCAGAGAAAGGTccacaaaagagaaaaggtcCAGATCCAGAGAAAGGTccacaaaagagaaaaggtcCAGATCCAGAGAAAGGTCCACTAGAGAAGAAAATTCCAGATCCAGAAAGAGGAAAACCAGAACCAGGTCCCCAGAAAAGTCTACTGAAGAGAAAAGGTCCAGATCCAGAGAAAGGCCCactaaaaaggaaacagaaagtTCCAGGTCCACAGATAAATCCAGCAGAGACGAGAGGACCAGAACAAGGTCTAAGTCCAGAGAAAAGTCCAGTAGCGAGAAGAGGTCCGGGTCGTCTGTGGTCACGGTGAAGACTGAGCTAACTG TCACTGAGTCCAGGACCGACCCAGATCCGGACCTTCATCCTGTCAGAGAGTCCAAACCTGAGGctgaggagaagcagcagactgaggaggaggcgga GTCTTCTGCAGAGGAGAGCGACCTCGAGGGGATGGAGGTGATCGGAGAGGACGATGTGGAAACTCTGGATGATGCTGAATtagaggatgaagatgatgaagctgcagagaaaaactcACCTGACGAAG atgaagaggagaaggtgaaggatgaggaggagaaagagggtgATGAGGAGATGGTAGAGAAACAGGAAGCCATCAGTGAAAGGGGCcgagaggaggagcagacatCAGAGACTGCAGAGACTCAGCTAGAGGACGATGAG GAGGAACCAGACCTCCCAGTGAACCTAAAGAACTGCATCACTCTGGATGAAGTGGGACAAGAGCAGACTGAAAACCGAG aTGAAGACGACCCAGATGAACCCAAG TCTCTGTCCAACCGAGTGATCTACTTCAGAAACCTCCCGCAGCATCCCTACACTGACCAGGAGTTCCTGAACCTGGTCAAAGATTTTGGGACACCGGTGCGGTACTTCCACAGGACCCAATGTGAC ggtttCATCGAGATGTTGACGTCTACAGAGGCTCAAAGAGCCGTCAAGGAGCTGGGCATCAAACATGTGACATTAAAGGGCTCCAAACTCGTCGTCCAGATGTCCACCAAATACAAAAGACTCAGCTACGA ATTTTCTGACGCTCTGGTGGTCGAGGAGAAGGGCGAGCGCAGGAGTTGGAGCAGTGGGAGGAGCGAGAGACTAAACAAGGACgagtccaacaggaagtctgaggggagggaggagtgcTCAAAGAAAGAGTCAACACCCGAGAAGACTCCAGAGAAAGAGTCAAAATCTAAAAAGAATCAAAAGAAGAAGTCCAAAACGGCAAGTAAGAATTCTTCAGAGTCCAGAAGATCTCCAGAAAAGGAATCAATTTGCAAATACACATCCGAAGAGACCTCTAGAGCTCCAGAAAACAAGTCGGCCAATAAAGAGACTTCAGAGGAAGAGTCAGTATTCAGAAAAAGTCCAGAGGAGGAGTCACATGACTCATCAGAAAAATCCTgcagaacaaagacagaagagaaggaCTTGACAGCTGAAAAGACTCCAGAAACTGAGTCATTCGCTGAAACaagtgaagaaaacaagatgtcagagagaaagactgaTGAGAACAACTCTGTGCCTGGGGACAATGAGGAGAGTCACAAGACAGAAGATAAGATGGAgattgaggaggaggagacaccaGGACCACAAACTGACCAG GAACCTGCTGCAGATCGGCCACAACAACAGTCTGAATCTGCAGGGGGTGCTGCGGAGCTGCAGGAACTAACCAAACCTGTTG gaacCGAGTTTGTTCGACCGGTCGTCGGTTACTTCTGTAACTTGTGTCAGGTGATCTATGCTGACGAGGAGGAAGccaaacagcagcactgcagcagcctgaCGCACTACAGGAAGTACCAG GAGAAGACGGGTAAAGACCCATGGACGAGCTGA
- the matr3l1.1 gene encoding matrin 3-like 1.1 isoform X3 produces MSHNYPYRRPPLDSDLRPGPYSSSDRRHAPPDHDFYRPPQESCSSSFPSSSSSSSRGVQWSQDGALSILSSCGLEPADLALLAKLPEDVLNVESLPHVLQQIKGKRGPIAPLAPSVLSSSSSSCSSYPRSSAGLPAVNLSATDWDHHHSPPLQCLLDQVTSPLSSDLDRWGNPRTTGSVRLHPPSSSSSGSVVDYHHRLGPSEYGSADHRSAPPLEQLHQKPRGGRHQSETSSMRSSSRPAANMPSELEALDFQGTTPPWYPYSCSLCDITVMSERVWIKHINGAQHADGQLGLLQRFPNWDCRMETVGRTDNQSEKRKDEDKPGQQPQTANQDSKLPADKKSQKKTSDKGKVVCVKFPANSVDEAYLRKLTEPFGKIIKIIMFPSLAFVELGSIDQAKDLVKFHVSYPPTVNGQQMEFRISNTFTFLQSSRVVSFAPAPTEENGQSDLMSVVKRFGPPLYTLFLPSMAFVEMKNTPDAQKLVDYYSSNTLRINNDSIKVSFSGEYKSLMRVASAKRYEEETTKRTRSSSREKEDKITERKKRRTTDQEESSTRSRERSTKEKRSRSRERSTKEKRSRSRERSTKEKRSRSRERSTREENSRSRKRKTRTRSPEKSTEEKRSRSRERPTKKETESSRSTDKSSRDERTRTRSKSREKSSSEKRSGSSVVTVKTELTVTESRTDPDPDLHPVRESKPEAEEKQQTEEEAESSAEESDLEGMEVIGEDDVETLDDAELEDEDDEAAEKNSPDEDEEEKVKDEEEKEGDEEMVEKQEAISERGREEEQTSETAETQLEDDEEEPDLPVNLKNCITLDEVGQEQTENRDEDDPDEPKSLSNRVIYFRNLPQHPYTDQEFLNLVKDFGTPVRYFHRTQCDGFIEMLTSTEAQRAVKELGIKHVTLKGSKLVVQMSTKYKRLSYEFSDALVVEEKGERRSWSSGRSERLNKDESNRKSEGREECSKKESTPEKTPEKESKSKKNQKKKSKTASKNSSESRRSPEKESICKYTSEETSRAPENKSANKETSEEESVFRKSPEEESHDSSEKSCRTKTEEKDLTAEKTPETESFAETSEENKMSERKTDENNSVPGDNEESHKTEDKMEIEEEETPGPQTDQEPAADRPQQQSESAGGAAELQELTKPVGTEFVRPVVGYFCNLCQVIYADEEEAKQQHCSSLTHYRKYQEKTGKDPWTS; encoded by the exons ATGTCTCACAACTACCCATACAGACGACCGCCACTCGACTCTGATCTCAGACCTGGGCCCTACAGTTCGTCTGACCGCCGTCATGCCCCGCCAGACCACGACTTTTACAGGCCACCTCAGGAGTCCTGCTCCTCGTCCttcccgtcctcctcctcctcatcctccagaggAGTTCAGTGGTCACAGGACGGCGCCCTCAGCATCCTGAGCAGCTGTGGTCTGGAGCCTGCTGACCTGGCTCTGCTCGCCAAGCTGCCCGAAGATGTCCTCAACGTCGAGTCTCTTCCTCATGTCCTCCAACAGATCAAAGGGAAGAGGGGTCCAATCGCACCTCTCGCTCCCAGtgttctttcctcctcctcctcatcttgcTCCTCTTATCCTCGCAGCTCTGCAGGTCTACCAGCCGTAAACTTATCTGCCACTGACTGGGATCATCACCACAGCCCGCCGCTCCAGTGCCTGTTGGACCAGGTCACCAGTCCTCTTTCATCTGACCTGGATCGCTGGGGCAACCCCAGGACCACTGGCTCTGTCAGGCTCCATccaccatcatcctcctcctctggctccgTGGTGGACTACCACCACAGACTGGGACCCTCTGAGTATG GATCAGCTGATCACAGGTCAGCTCCTCCGCTTGAGCAGCTCCATCAGAAACCCCGTGGGGGACGCCACCAGTCTGAGACCTCTTCCATGAGAAGTAGCAGTCGACCAGCTGCCAACATGCCCTCAGAACTGGAAGCTCTAGACTTCCAGGGGACGACTCCTCCGTGGTACCCGTACTCGTGCtctctgtgtgacatcactgtgatgtcagagagG GTGTGGATCAAACACATAAACGGCGCTCAGCATGCAGACGGACAGCTCGGTCTGCTGCAGCG TTTTCCTAACTGGGACTGTCGCATGGAGACAGTCGGCAG GACcgacaaccaatcagagaagaggaaggatgAAGACAAACCAGGCCAGCAGCCTCAGACAGCCAATCAGGACTCCA agCTGCCGGCCGATAAGAAGTCTCAGAAAAAG ACTTCTGACAAAGGTAAAGTGGTGTGTGTGAAGTTTCCAGCCAACTCCGTGGACGAGGCGTACCTGAGGAAACTGACCGAGCCGTTCGGGAAGATCATCAAGATCATCATGTTTCCATCTTTA GCGTTCGTGGAGCTTGGCTCCATCGATCAGGCTAAAGACTTGGTGAAGTTCCACGTCAGCTATCCTCCAACTGTGAACGGACAGCAGATGGAGTTCAGGATCAGCAACACCTTCACCTTCCTCCAG AGCTCTCGAGTGGTGAGTTTTGCTCCGGCTCCGACAGAAGAGAATGGCCAATCAGATCTGATGAGTGTGGTCAAACGCTTCGGCCCACCGCTATACACTCTGTTCCTGCCGTCCATG GCATTTGTGGAGATGAAAAACACCCCTGACGCTCAGAAACTAGTGGATTATTATTCCTCCAACACTCTGAGGATCAACAACGACAGCATCAAAGTCTCCTTCTCTGGAGAATACAAGAGCCTCAT GCGGGTGGCATCGGCTAAAAGGTACGAAGAGGAAACGACAAAGAGGACGAGGAGCTCGAGCCGAGAGAAAGAGGACAAGattacagagagaaagaagaggaggactaCAGACCAGGAGGAGTCCAGCACCAGATCCAGAGAAAGGTccacaaaagagaaaaggtcCAGATCCAGAGAAAGGTccacaaaagagaaaaggtcCAGATCCAGAGAAAGGTccacaaaagagaaaaggtcCAGATCCAGAGAAAGGTCCACTAGAGAAGAAAATTCCAGATCCAGAAAGAGGAAAACCAGAACCAGGTCCCCAGAAAAGTCTACTGAAGAGAAAAGGTCCAGATCCAGAGAAAGGCCCactaaaaaggaaacagaaagtTCCAGGTCCACAGATAAATCCAGCAGAGACGAGAGGACCAGAACAAGGTCTAAGTCCAGAGAAAAGTCCAGTAGCGAGAAGAGGTCCGGGTCGTCTGTGGTCACGGTGAAGACTGAGCTAACTG TCACTGAGTCCAGGACCGACCCAGATCCGGACCTTCATCCTGTCAGAGAGTCCAAACCTGAGGctgaggagaagcagcagactgaggaggaggcgga GTCTTCTGCAGAGGAGAGCGACCTCGAGGGGATGGAGGTGATCGGAGAGGACGATGTGGAAACTCTGGATGATGCTGAATtagaggatgaagatgatgaagctgcagagaaaaactcACCTGACGAAG atgaagaggagaaggtgaaggatgaggaggagaaagagggtgATGAGGAGATGGTAGAGAAACAGGAAGCCATCAGTGAAAGGGGCcgagaggaggagcagacatCAGAGACTGCAGAGACTCAGCTAGAGGACGATGAG GAGGAACCAGACCTCCCAGTGAACCTAAAGAACTGCATCACTCTGGATGAAGTGGGACAAGAGCAGACTGAAAACCGAG aTGAAGACGACCCAGATGAACCCAAG TCTCTGTCCAACCGAGTGATCTACTTCAGAAACCTCCCGCAGCATCCCTACACTGACCAGGAGTTCCTGAACCTGGTCAAAGATTTTGGGACACCGGTGCGGTACTTCCACAGGACCCAATGTGAC ggtttCATCGAGATGTTGACGTCTACAGAGGCTCAAAGAGCCGTCAAGGAGCTGGGCATCAAACATGTGACATTAAAGGGCTCCAAACTCGTCGTCCAGATGTCCACCAAATACAAAAGACTCAGCTACGA ATTTTCTGACGCTCTGGTGGTCGAGGAGAAGGGCGAGCGCAGGAGTTGGAGCAGTGGGAGGAGCGAGAGACTAAACAAGGACgagtccaacaggaagtctgaggggagggaggagtgcTCAAAGAAAGAGTCAACACCCGAGAAGACTCCAGAGAAAGAGTCAAAATCTAAAAAGAATCAAAAGAAGAAGTCCAAAACGGCAAGTAAGAATTCTTCAGAGTCCAGAAGATCTCCAGAAAAGGAATCAATTTGCAAATACACATCCGAAGAGACCTCTAGAGCTCCAGAAAACAAGTCGGCCAATAAAGAGACTTCAGAGGAAGAGTCAGTATTCAGAAAAAGTCCAGAGGAGGAGTCACATGACTCATCAGAAAAATCCTgcagaacaaagacagaagagaaggaCTTGACAGCTGAAAAGACTCCAGAAACTGAGTCATTCGCTGAAACaagtgaagaaaacaagatgtcagagagaaagactgaTGAGAACAACTCTGTGCCTGGGGACAATGAGGAGAGTCACAAGACAGAAGATAAGATGGAgattgaggaggaggagacaccaGGACCACAAACTGACCAG GAACCTGCTGCAGATCGGCCACAACAACAGTCTGAATCTGCAGGGGGTGCTGCGGAGCTGCAGGAACTAACCAAACCTGTTG gaacCGAGTTTGTTCGACCGGTCGTCGGTTACTTCTGTAACTTGTGTCAGGTGATCTATGCTGACGAGGAGGAAGccaaacagcagcactgcagcagcctgaCGCACTACAGGAAGTACCAG GAGAAGACGGGTAAAGACCCATGGACGAGCTGA